One part of the Terrimicrobium sacchariphilum genome encodes these proteins:
- a CDS encoding LytR/AlgR family response regulator transcription factor, with product MNRSLSALLVDDEPLARLHLRRLLEEHGGVTIAGEAGCVTEAATLAKSCRPDLIFLDIDLPPHTGFDLLPALDSPQKIVFVTAFDEFAVRAFEINSLDYLLKPVSAARLRETLRRCELAPSSVMSPPSCVQRLLIDDQVVLRDRQHMKLAPVRQITAIKAEGTYTRVFLAEGDSLIVLKPIGEWEFCLPAPPFMRLDRSLIINCEAVTDLHVYGRDDMRVTLKGVTEVFVLGRTASSRLRSTMAGR from the coding sequence ATGAACCGATCCCTTTCCGCGCTGCTGGTCGATGATGAACCGCTCGCCCGGCTTCACTTGCGGCGTTTGCTGGAGGAGCACGGAGGAGTCACGATCGCCGGGGAGGCCGGTTGTGTGACGGAGGCTGCGACCCTCGCCAAGAGCTGTCGTCCCGACCTGATCTTTCTTGATATCGACCTGCCTCCGCATACCGGGTTTGACCTTTTGCCGGCACTGGACTCCCCGCAAAAAATCGTGTTTGTCACAGCTTTTGACGAGTTCGCCGTTCGGGCGTTTGAGATCAACTCTCTCGATTATCTTCTCAAGCCGGTGAGTGCGGCGAGGCTCAGGGAAACCCTGCGTCGTTGTGAACTGGCGCCTTCTTCGGTGATGTCTCCGCCGTCCTGCGTGCAGAGACTTTTGATCGACGATCAAGTGGTCCTGCGGGATCGGCAGCACATGAAGCTGGCTCCCGTCCGGCAGATCACCGCCATCAAGGCGGAAGGAACCTACACCCGGGTTTTTCTGGCGGAAGGCGATTCGCTGATCGTGCTAAAGCCAATCGGCGAATGGGAGTTTTGCCTGCCTGCTCCTCCGTTTATGCGTCTCGATCGCTCTCTGATCATCAACTGTGAGGCGGTGACGGATCTTCACGTTTACGGCAGGGATGATATGAGAGTGACACTCAAAGGTGTTACGGAAGTCTTTGTCCTCGGTCGAACGGCTTCAAGCCGACTCCGAAGCACCATGGCAGGCAGGTGA
- a CDS encoding autotransporter-associated beta strand repeat-containing protein, producing the protein MKNRRQKSRVRKGIAWGAGRFAAPCLALMVMTGASHAATSTWVGSGDNSNWMNPQNWSGGSAPVAGNSLLFTGNLRTDPVNNFTGGTSFAGITFGASASASFTISGNGIFLTGDVVNNSSLSQSIAALSGAGFTLNGGDRTFSAAAGDLAIQSKVNTNGNLLTANASTGKTLTLNGIISGAGGLTKSGEGTTVLGGVNTFTGATTLNGGSLGLNSTAALQSTSGITFASGATSTLYAMQSGITIDRNITQSGTAIYQVDSGNTLTLSGAISGAGNFQTLGSGTVALTGSNSYTGSTLISGSTLAINTATAVQSTSRVIFGTGTAATLYATQSMALDRIMDQTGRGNYQVDSGNTLTLNGLVTGVGQFQKFGLGTVVLNAANDYSGKTVVNAGTLRLGTSGSIASTNIDVLGGTFDMNGKNHTMGGTLTLGSGSTSGSLSSSGSASTLSVGTSILVQSGSISVNLAGAAVLTKTTTGTVVLSGTNSYTGQTSVNAGTLVVNGYNAVSNVVVASGGTLKGSGSVGDVQLQSGAVARAGSDMGILSTKNLTMQAGSTLGVNIGGATSGTGYSAFAVLGGVTLDGNLDVAITFTPAYGDIFFVIVNDGSDAVSGTFAGLANGSLFLVGGQQFKISYVADSGMNSLSGGNDVAIMAVPEPAPIALMLFAFGGAFWLMRCRLPRPNN; encoded by the coding sequence ATGAAGAATCGCCGACAGAAAAGCAGGGTGCGCAAAGGAATTGCATGGGGAGCTGGCAGATTCGCCGCCCCGTGCCTGGCGCTCATGGTAATGACCGGCGCGAGCCATGCGGCGACAAGCACCTGGGTGGGTAGCGGAGATAATAGCAACTGGATGAACCCCCAAAACTGGTCGGGCGGTTCCGCTCCGGTAGCCGGGAATTCTTTGCTGTTCACCGGCAATCTGCGCACCGATCCGGTGAACAATTTTACTGGAGGAACTTCCTTCGCAGGCATCACGTTTGGCGCATCAGCGTCGGCTTCCTTCACCATCAGTGGAAACGGAATTTTTCTCACGGGCGATGTCGTCAACAACAGCTCGCTTTCGCAGTCGATAGCAGCGCTGTCCGGCGCAGGCTTTACCCTTAACGGGGGCGACCGCACATTTAGTGCCGCTGCTGGCGACCTGGCCATTCAGTCGAAAGTCAATACGAATGGCAATCTCCTGACCGCGAACGCCTCCACCGGCAAGACGCTTACGCTGAATGGCATCATCAGCGGGGCGGGCGGACTCACCAAGTCTGGCGAGGGTACGACAGTGCTGGGAGGGGTCAATACATTCACGGGTGCGACCACTCTGAATGGCGGTTCCCTGGGGCTGAACTCCACCGCGGCCCTTCAGTCCACCTCGGGGATCACGTTTGCCTCGGGAGCGACCTCGACCTTGTATGCGATGCAATCGGGTATCACCATCGATCGAAATATCACCCAGTCGGGGACGGCGATCTATCAGGTGGATTCCGGGAATACGCTGACGCTGAGCGGTGCGATTTCTGGGGCCGGCAACTTTCAAACGCTCGGTTCAGGCACCGTAGCTCTCACCGGCAGCAATTCGTACACTGGTTCGACTCTCATCTCCGGGAGCACCTTGGCTATCAATACGGCGACTGCGGTGCAGTCCACTTCCCGAGTTATCTTTGGAACGGGCACTGCCGCGACCTTGTATGCAACCCAGAGCATGGCTCTTGATCGCATCATGGATCAGACCGGCCGCGGAAACTACCAGGTGGACTCAGGCAATACGCTCACGCTTAATGGACTCGTCACAGGCGTCGGCCAGTTTCAGAAATTTGGCCTTGGCACCGTGGTGCTTAACGCTGCTAACGACTACAGCGGCAAGACGGTTGTCAATGCAGGCACGCTACGGCTTGGGACCTCGGGTTCCATTGCTTCCACAAATATCGACGTCCTGGGTGGTACGTTTGACATGAATGGCAAGAACCACACGATGGGCGGCACACTCACACTCGGTAGCGGCTCCACGAGCGGATCGCTTTCCTCCAGTGGCAGCGCCAGCACTCTTTCGGTGGGTACTTCCATCCTGGTGCAATCCGGCTCGATCTCGGTGAATCTCGCTGGTGCCGCAGTCCTTACCAAGACCACCACCGGGACGGTGGTTCTCTCGGGCACCAACTCCTACACCGGTCAGACGTCCGTGAATGCGGGTACACTGGTCGTTAACGGGTACAATGCGGTGAGCAACGTCGTGGTCGCCAGCGGAGGTACTTTGAAAGGCTCCGGGAGTGTGGGCGATGTCCAGTTGCAATCCGGTGCGGTCGCACGGGCGGGAAGCGATATGGGTATCCTAAGTACCAAGAATCTCACCATGCAGGCTGGTTCGACCTTGGGGGTGAACATAGGAGGTGCCACCTCGGGCACGGGATACAGCGCGTTCGCGGTTCTTGGAGGCGTGACTTTGGACGGCAATCTCGACGTGGCCATCACCTTCACCCCTGCCTATGGCGATATCTTCTTTGTTATCGTTAATGACGGCAGCGATGCGGTGTCGGGCACCTTTGCTGGCCTGGCCAATGGCAGCTTGTTTCTCGTGGGTGGCCAGCAGTTCAAGATCAGCTATGTCGCGGATAGCGGGATGAACTCTCTCTCGGGAGGCAACGACGTCGCCATCATGGCGGTTCCGGAACCCGCCCCGATCGCGCTGATGCTGTTTGCCTTTGGAGGTGCCTTTTGGCTCATGCGATGCCGTCTCCCGCGTCCAAACAATTAG
- a CDS encoding ATP-binding protein: protein MTATIHRLKVVITDCSAGLNISLMLLVAGIAIVGFLPAFEAVRTQDELSPPFAALSSEPSRVFGKDGAGHPLKPWVAITGTILATLLGVALTVGSACKAKADVEKHRRACAEIESLARSHAQELGVTVEKLARAEAVKSDFLSIMSHELRTPLNTIIGYTQLLLEEPPSSQLRREYLEAILSGGDALRGVIHEVLDFSSVDRGSINIQQEPVDIRQLVRKVLLAMRPPHLCERLVAEIDESLPARILTDENKLRQVILNLVANALKFAPTGQVTVRCGMEKDGQRLAVKVIDDGIGMAEAQIHRLFEPFLQTEPATRRRSSGVGLGLAICQRFIEAMGGSITAKSQPGKGTHISFWLPLRPAAVDESAGHEIGLTPDGLGSLRCLVVDDNQVNRKLMVTLLARLGMKPLSAGSGEECLAVFRQVRLDVIFMDLDMPEMDGFDTTLEIRRMETSRGISPVPVIALTADVLEGVRQRCAQTGMNGFLAKPIRAHELTAVLHSLPGNCQAGSGPLGS, encoded by the coding sequence ATGACAGCCACCATCCACAGGTTGAAGGTCGTCATAACGGATTGTTCCGCGGGGCTCAATATCTCGCTCATGCTCTTGGTGGCCGGTATTGCCATCGTGGGCTTCCTTCCTGCATTCGAAGCGGTGCGGACTCAGGACGAGTTGAGCCCGCCGTTTGCGGCCTTGAGCAGTGAGCCGTCGAGAGTATTTGGAAAGGATGGAGCAGGGCACCCGTTGAAACCCTGGGTTGCCATCACAGGTACCATTCTGGCGACGCTCCTCGGGGTGGCCCTCACTGTCGGATCTGCCTGCAAAGCTAAAGCAGACGTCGAGAAGCATCGACGGGCTTGTGCAGAAATCGAAAGCCTTGCTCGCTCCCACGCTCAGGAGCTTGGCGTGACCGTGGAGAAGCTGGCGCGGGCGGAAGCCGTAAAGTCTGATTTCCTGTCCATCATGAGCCATGAACTGAGGACTCCGCTTAATACCATTATCGGTTACACGCAACTCCTCCTTGAAGAGCCTCCTTCCTCCCAGCTGCGGAGGGAGTACCTGGAGGCGATCCTCTCTGGAGGAGATGCCTTGCGCGGCGTGATCCATGAAGTTCTCGATTTTTCTTCCGTTGACCGAGGCTCGATCAACATTCAGCAGGAGCCTGTCGATATCCGTCAACTTGTTCGCAAAGTCCTGCTCGCCATGCGTCCGCCCCATCTTTGCGAGCGGCTGGTAGCCGAGATCGACGAGTCCCTGCCGGCTCGCATTCTGACCGATGAAAACAAACTCCGGCAGGTCATCCTCAATCTCGTGGCCAATGCCTTGAAATTTGCTCCCACGGGACAGGTGACGGTCCGATGCGGGATGGAGAAGGATGGGCAGCGGCTGGCCGTCAAGGTTATCGATGACGGCATTGGAATGGCGGAGGCGCAGATCCATCGACTTTTCGAACCCTTTCTCCAGACTGAGCCAGCCACGAGGAGGCGATCCTCCGGCGTCGGTTTGGGGCTTGCGATTTGCCAGAGATTTATCGAGGCCATGGGAGGTTCCATCACTGCAAAGAGCCAGCCCGGCAAAGGGACTCACATTTCATTCTGGCTGCCCCTCAGGCCTGCTGCGGTGGATGAGAGTGCAGGTCATGAGATAGGACTCACACCCGATGGTCTTGGGTCACTACGGTGCCTTGTCGTGGATGACAATCAGGTGAACCGAAAGCTGATGGTTACACTCCTCGCCCGGCTGGGTATGAAACCGTTGTCGGCCGGTAGCGGCGAGGAGTGCCTCGCGGTGTTTCGACAGGTCCGTCTTGACGTCATATTTATGGATTTGGACATGCCGGAAATGGACGGCTTCGACACCACTCTGGAGATTCGGCGTATGGAGACCTCCCGGGGCATTTCCCCTGTCCCCGTCATCGCCCTGACTGCCGATGTCTTGGAGGGAGTGCGCCAGCGCTGCGCGCAGACAGGAATGAATGGATTTCTGGCCAAGCCGATCAGAGCGCACGAACTCACCGCCGTCTTGCACTCCCTGCCAGGCAATTGCCAGGCAGGGTCTGGTCCTCTGGGGAGCTGA